In a genomic window of Zingiber officinale cultivar Zhangliang chromosome 9B, Zo_v1.1, whole genome shotgun sequence:
- the LOC122025757 gene encoding E3 ubiquitin-protein ligase RMA1-like translates to MAHGVGVCSCAQTMDKPPMKEPPSNSSTLGVTEPARSVDACFDCNICFDCAVEPVVTLCGHLYCWPCVYQWIQLESISHKQCPVCKARLSQDTLVPLYGCGRLQQTAAKGDSDVPRRPTTRMPYDHAPLSYPMHQQQPQFHQDNGHVSGSFGLGGFVSDDPPFVSGIHGESLHHEQSYYLTLNGKSTRLRQLMHLECLLHQIWIFLFLCVVVCLLLF, encoded by the coding sequence ATGGCTCACGGCGTCGGTGTCTGCTCCTGTGCTCAGACAATGGACAAACCTCCAATGAAAGAACCACCCTCGAATTCCAGCACATTAGGTGTCACCGAACCAGCACGATCGGTGGACGCCTGTTTCGACTGCAATATCTGCTTCGACTGCGCGGTAGAGCCGGTCGTCACGCTCTGTGGCCATCTCTACTGCTGGCCTTGCGTCTACCAGTGGATTCAACTTGAAAGCATCTCGCATAAGCAGTGCCCCGTGTGCAAGGCCCGTCTCTCCCAAGACACTCTTGTCCCGCTCTACGGCTGCGGACGACTCCAACAGACCGCAGCCAAGGGAGACTCTGATGTTCCACGACGTCCAACAACCCGCATGCCCTATGATCATGCTCCATTATCTTATCCAATGCATCAGCAGCAGCCGCAATTCCACCAAGACAACGGACATGTATCAGGGTCTTTTGGGCTCGGCGGCTTCGTTAGCGACGATCCCCCATTTGTTTCGGGCATCCACGGAGAAAGTTTACACCATGAGCAATCTTACTATCTGACACTGAATGGGAAGAGTACCAGGCTTAGGCAGTTGATGCATTTGGAATGCTTACTGCATCAGATTTGGATCTTCCTCTTCTTGTGTGTTGTAGTATGTCTTCTGCTGTTCTAG
- the LOC122023389 gene encoding uncharacterized protein LOC122023389 translates to MALGIHSAGYCAAARRLYGSSKTRWRIVAAAPPDGATEAEIRVCVNRTCGRQGSREILAVLSSICPPGISVVSCGCLGRCGGGPNLAVLPAGALIGHCGTAAKAGQILAEICGPGFDPRRNLEALALSKKAENALEKGNAAEAESLLSQAIDLQPSGGVHLIYKSRSSVRLTMGDKIGALEDAKRASLLAPNFAQAYICEGDVLLAMEEWNGAEEAYSVALQLDPSIRRSKSFKARVAKLQEKLVVLDASS, encoded by the exons ATGGCGCTCGGTATCCACTCAGCTGGTTACTGCGCCGCCGCCCGCCGCCTCTACGGTTCATCCAAGACCAGGTGGCGGATCGTGGCCGCTGCTCCTCCAGACGGAGCAACGGAGGCTGAGATTAGGGTCTGCGTCAACCGGACCTGCGGGCGACAGGGATCCCGGGAGATCCTTGCCGTTCTCTCCTCCATATGCCCTCCAGGCATATCTGTGGTCTCCTGCGGCTGTCTCGGTCGGTGCGGAGGCGGTCCCAACCTCGCCGTCCTCCCCGCGGGGGCCCTGATCGGCCACTGCGGCACCGCCGCTAAGGCTGGCCAGATCCTGGCCGAGATCTGCGGACCAGGGTTCGATCCTCGAAGGAACCTCGAGGCGCTTGCTCTCAGTAAGAAGGCGGAGAACGCGCTCGAGAAGGGGAACGCCGCCGAGGCCGAGTCGCTCCTTTCCCAG GCCATTGATCTTCAGCCTTCTGGTGGTGTGCATCTCATATACAAAAGCAG gTCTTCAGTGAGATTAACAATGGGAGATAAAATTGGTGCTCTTGAAGATGCTAAAAGAGCTTCTCTTTTAGCTCCTAATTTCGCACAG GCATACATATGCGAAGGTGATGTACTATTGGCAATGGAAGAATGGAATGGTGCAGAGGAGGCATATTCAGTCGCTTTGCAGCTTGATCCATCTATTCGCCGTTCCAAATCTTTCAAG GCTCGGGTCGCAAAACTCCAGGAGAAACTTGTAGTTTTAGATGCTTCATCTTGA
- the LOC122023388 gene encoding pentatricopeptide repeat-containing protein At1g50270-like encodes MASILQIKSLTASSWNSILRRHSRLAGHSTAFAQFKLMLREGVVPDKHTFPLLLKIVSGHGGIDLDQIHAQIWKFGYTSDSFVRNSLVSAYAKRGRLPIARNLFDEMPTRDPVPWTALMRGCIQESRPSDALELFHKMRCLGIEIDEVVIVSVLKCCGLLGDVWLGMCVHGFYIACGRVKWDLFIGSALVDMYSTCGRCDDARRLFDEMPHRNVVTWSTMVAGYVQCNRPADALCLFHDMLVEGETPNEVTIVSALTSCARTGALVQGRWIHGCLNRSKLETNSFVGTALIDMYSKCGCIDEAVAVFNRLPHKDVYPWTALINGLAIHGCAAECLDLFSRMIKSGVQPNEVTFIGVLSACSHRGLVDQGTYHFNSMLTDYGVEPRMEHYGCMVDLFGRAGLFEEALNLIRRMPLEPSAGVWGALLNACIIHRNYKLGEIVGQHLVKLEPDHSGRYALLANLYSLAKKPGSDADLRKAMKGRGLEKMRGSSWIEVDSALREFVATDVTHPESKEIYRTLDEISTVMKLES; translated from the coding sequence ATGGCATCTATCCTCCAGATCAAATCACTCACGGCTTCTTCGTGGAACTCCATCTTGAGACGCCACTCGCGGCTCGCTGGCCACAGCACAGCCTTCGCCCAGTTCAAGCTAATGCTCCGAGAAGGCGTGGTTCCCGACAAGCACACCTTTCCTCTCCTCCTCAAAATCGTCTCCGGTCATGGCGGCATCGACCTGGATCAAATCCACGCCCAGATCTGGAAGTTTGGGTACACCTCCGACTCGTTCGTTCGGAATTCTTTGGTATCTGCCTACGCCAAGCGCGGCCGTTTACCCATCGCCCGCAATCTGTTCGATGAAATGCCAACGAGAGACCCCGTCCCTTGGACTGCGTTGATGCGCGGTTGCATACAGGAGAGTCGACCGTCTGATGCTCTGGAACTATTTCACAAGATGAGATGTTTGGGCATTGAGATCGACGAGGTGGTTATCGTCAGTGTGCTCAAGTGCTGCGGACTGCTAGGGGACGTCTGGCTTGGCATGTGCGTCCATGGTTTCTACATCGCGTGTGGGAGAGTGAAGTGGGATCTGTTCATTGGAAGTGCTCTTGTGGATATGTACTCTACGTGCGGGCGTTGCGATGATGCAAGGCGTCTGTTCGACGAAATGCCTCACCGAAATGTGGTCACTTGGAGCACCATGGTTGCGGGATATGTTCAGTGCAATAGACCGGCAGACGCTCTATGTTTGTTCCATGATATGCTCGTCGAAGGTGAAACACCAAATGAAGTTACCATCGTCAGTGCTTTGACATCCTGCGCGCGAACGGGGGCTTTGGTTCAAGGAAGGTGGATCCATGGATGCCTGAACAGAAGCAAGCTAGAAACAAACTCATTCGTTGGGACGGCACTAATAGATATGTACTCTAAATGTGGATGCATAGACGAAGCTGTTGCGGTATTTAACCGCTTGCCGCACAAGGATGTATACCCTTGGACTGCCTTGATCAATGGTTTGGCAATTCATGGATGTGCCGCGGAATGTTTGGATCTCTTCTCTCGGATGATAAAGAGCGGAGTGCAACCCAATGAGGTTACTTTCATAGGTGTTCTTTCTGCGTGTTCTCATCGGGGACTTGTAGATCAAGGCACATACCATTTCAACTCTATGCTAACAGATTACGGCGTCGAGCCTAGGATGGAGCACTACGGCTGTATGGTCGACCTCTTTGGGCGCGCAGGGCTGTTCGAGGAAGCATTGAATTTGATTCGAAGGATGCCTCTTGAGCCGAGTGCTGGAGTATGGGGAGCTCTGCTGAATGCCTGCATCATCCACAGAAACTACAAGTTGGGTGAAATAGTAGGACAGCATCTGGTTAAATTGGAGCCGGATCACAGTGGCAGATATGCTCTTTTGGCTAACCTCTACTCGCTTGCGAAGAAACCGGGTAGTGATGCTGATCTAAGGAAAGCCATGAAGGGGAGAGGGTTGGAGAAGATGAGAGGGTCCAGTTGGATCGAAGTCGATAGCGCCCTTCGTGAATTCGTTGCCACGGACGTGACACATCCAGAATCCAAGGAGATATATCGAACTCTGGACGAGATAAGCACCGTGATGAAGCTCGAAAGCTAA
- the LOC122023387 gene encoding protein PLASTID MOVEMENT IMPAIRED 1-like, translating into MAGGGKDSNAQLLHELDALTHTMYQSHTARRTASLVLPRGGAGGTTSTGDAVTAPAPSEPRPRSRRMSMSPWRSRPKSQNEAEHGDADDRRPPAKQQSLPSATEAADKKGIWGWKPMRALSHIGMQRLSCLFSVEVVAIQGLPASMNGLRLLVSVRKKETKDGALQTMPSRVLQGAADFEETLFVRCHVYCSGRPLKFEPRPFLIFAMAIDAPELDFGRSTVDLSQMVKESMEKSFEGARVRQWNSSLPLAGKAKGGEIVVKLSFQIMEDGGVGLYKQPESGGGRSKGKESSFSFARKKTKSSFSISSPKITRSDLERPLTLTESSAVDPNEIEEFSLDDPAPQAPPPAAPQAPPQNPDDLDLPDFEVVDKGIEIQGEKEKRNEKEEEEEAESVEVASAASSEVVKEVVVHDSAHLNRLTELDAIAQQIKALESLMIKDEINPSKEEQEGESQPLDAEEDAVTREFLQLLELEDEEDLALNLFDKIPQPETDLGKGNDAGDKGVYVSDLGKGLGSVVQTRDGGYLAATNPFDAPVARKETPKLAMQISKPFILGDQNLTSGFDLFQKLASIGVEELGAKLQSLTSMDELMGKTAEQIAFEGMASSIISGRSKEGASSSAAKTVALLKTMAAALGDGRKERILTGIWNAREEPVAAEEILAFALQKIEAMAVEALKIQAGMAEEEAPFEVSAVLPNKAEKHPLDSAIPPEGWESTLAGAKSVTMLVVVQLRDPLRRYETVGAPAIAVIQASKLEAGGRDEEEEEAKYKVGSLHVGGMRMRTGGGARRSGWDGERQRLTARQWLVAYGLGKAGKKKAASAAPGKEAVWSLSSRIMADMWLKPMRNPDVKIPDQ; encoded by the coding sequence ATGGCCGGCGGCGGCAAAGATTCCAACGCGCAGCTCCTCCACGAGCTGGACGCGCTCACCCACACCATGTACCAGTCCCACACCGCCCGCCGCACCGCCTCACTAGTTCTTCCCCGCGGCGGTGCCGGAGGCACCACCAGCACCGGAGATGCTGTCACGGCTCCTGCACCCTCCGAGCCTCGGCCTCGGTCCCGCCGCATGTCCATGTCCCCCTGGCGCTCTCGCCCCAAGTCGCAGAACGAGGCAGAACATGGGGACGCGGACGACCGCCGTCCGCCGGCGAAGCAGCAAAGTCTGCCTTCGGCGACGGAGGCTGCGGATAAGAAGGGGATATGGGGATGGAAGCCGATGCGCGCGCTGTCCCACATCGGAATGCAGCGACTGAGTTGCCTTTTCTCCGTGGAGGTGGTGGCGATCCAGGGCCTGCCGGCGTCCATGAACGGCCTCCGCCTATTGGTCTCCGTCCGCAAGAAGGAGACCAAGGATGGCGCGTTGCAGACGATGCCATCGCGGGTGCTGCAGGGGGCCGCCGACTTCGAGGAGACGCTCTTCGTCCGCTGCCACGTGTACTGCTCTGGGAGGCCGCTCAAGTTCGAACCACGGCCGTTTTTAATCTTCGCGATGGCGATCGACGCACCCGAGCTCGACTTCGGGCGGAGCACGGTAGACCTAAGCCAGATGGTGAAGGAGTCCATGGAGAAGAGCTTCGAAGGGGCGCGGGTGCGGCAGTGGAACTCGAGCTTGCCTCTCGCCGGAAAGGCCAAGGGAGGCGAGATCGTCGTCAAGTTGAGCTTCCAGATTATGGAGGACGGCGGCGTCGGGCTATACAAGCAACCGGAGAGCGGTGGTGGCCGGAGCAAGGGCAAGGAGTCTTCCTTCTCCTTCGCTCGCAAGAAGACCAAGTCCTCCTTCAGCATTTCGAGCCCAAAGATCACGAGGTCGGACTTGGAGAGACCTCTGACACTGACGGAGTCTTCAGCCGTTGATCCAAACGAGATCGAAGAGTTCAGCCTCGATGACCCCGCGCCGCAGGCCCCGCCACCGGCGGCGCCGCAGGCCCCGCCTCAAAATCCCGACGACCTCGACCTCCCGGATTTTGAAGTCGTAGATAAAGGAATCGAGATACAGGGAGAGAAAGAAAAGCGGaatgaaaaggaagaggaggaagaagccgaGTCCGTGGAGGTGGCGTCGGCTGCGTCGAGCGAAGTGGTCAAAGAGGTGGTGGTGCACGACAGCGCTCACCTCAACCGCCTCACTGAGCTTGACGCCATCGCTCAGCAGATCAAAGCTCTCGAGTCATTGATGATTAAAGACGAGATCAACCCCTCGAAGGAGGAGCAAGAAGGTGAGTCCCAGCCACTGGATGCGGAGGAAGACGCGGTGACGAGAGAATTCCTTCAATTGCTCGAGCTCGAGGACGAGGAGGACCTAGCACTCAATCTGTTCGATAAAATTCCTCAACCAGAAACAGATCTAGGAAAGGGCAACGACGCCGGCGATAAGGGCGTCTACGTCTCAGACCTCGGAAAAGGTTTGGGTTCCGTGGTGCAGACGCGGGACGGCGGGTATTTGGCCGCCACCAATCCGTTCGACGCGCCGGTGGCGAGAAAGGAGACACCGAAGCTGGCAATGCAGATCTCCAAGCCGTTCATCCTCGGTGATCAGAATCTCACCAGTGGATTCGATCTGTTTCAAAAGCTGGCTTCGATCGGTGTAGAGGAACTCGGCGCAAAGTTGCAGTCTTTGACGTCGATGGACGAGCTGATGGGGAAGACGGCGGAGCAGATCGCGTTCGAGGGCATGGCGTCGTCGATCATCAGCGGGAGGAGCAAGGAGGGGGCGAGCTCCAGCGCGGCCAAGACCGTGGCGTTGCTGAAGACGATGGCGGCAGCGCTGGGCGATGGCCGCAAAGAGAGGATCTTGACGGGGATTTGGAATGCGAGGGAAGAGCCGGTGGCTGCGGAGGAGATTCTGGCCTTCGCGTTGCAGAAGATCGAGGCGATGGCTGTGGAAGCCCTAAAAATCCAGGCCGGGATGGCGGAGGAGGAAGCCCCTTTCGAGGTCTCCGCTGTCCTCCCGAACAAAGCGGAGAAACACCCGTTGGACTCGGCGATTCCGCCGGAAGGGTGGGAATCGACTCTCGCCGGAGCGAAGTCGGTGACGATGCTAGTGGTGGTGCAGCTGAGGGATCCGCTGCGGCGGTACGAGACAGTGGGGGCTCCGGCGATCGCAGTGATCCAGGCGTCAAAGTTGGAAGCAGGAGGAAgggacgaggaggaggaggaggcaaaATATAAGGTGGGGAGTTTGCACGTGGGAGGGATGCGGATGAGGACAGGGGGAGGAGCGCGGCGGAGCGGGTGGGACGGGGAGAGGCAGAGACTGACGGCGAGGCAGTGGCTGGTGGCGTACGGACTGGGAAAGGCGGGGAAGAAGAAGGCGGCGTCGGCAGCGCCGGGGAAGGAGGCAGTGTGGAGCTTGTCGTCGAGGATAATGGCCGACATGTGGCTGAAGCCGATGAGGAATCCGGACGTGAAGATTCCCGATCAATAA
- the LOC122022780 gene encoding probable long-chain-alcohol O-fatty-acyltransferase 4, which yields MEELKAAGKVVLWVIAAMAGARFVASRTKPGRLRFLFLLPVVCLLPFLPMHFSTIHLRSISAFFLAWLALFKLFLLSAGSGPLSADLPFFTFLASATLPVKLVHQKSPQKPKNPTTTALFLPSAAKAALLSVLISCYRFKDTIHPYLLLSIYSIHVYLALDLVLAAAAVVASLLLPRGLQLEPQFDAPYLSASLTDFWGRRWNIMVSAILRPSVYLPVRNRCGRPAGVLATFFVSGLMHEFMFWYLTLAPPTGEVTAFFAIHAVCVVAEAVARRLGWRLPAPVATPLTLGFVAATGFWLFFPPILRSRADEAVLTECSAVLAFTAAAVTKILEWGRLT from the coding sequence ATGGAAGAGCTGAAGGCGGCGGGGAAGGTGGTTCTGTGGGTGATCGCGGCGATGGCCGGCGCCCGCTTCGTCGCCTCTCGGACAAAACCCGGCAGGCTCCGGTTCCTATTCCTCCTCCCTGTTGTCTGCCTCCTCCCTTTCCTCCCGATGCACTTCTCCACCATTCACCTCCGCAGCATCTCCGCCTTCTTCCTCGCCTGGCTCGCCTTGTTCAAGCTCTTTCTCCTCTCCGCCGGCTCCGGTCCACTCTCCGCCGACCTCCCCTTCTTCACCTTCCTCGCCTCAGCCACCCTCCCCGTCAAGCTGGTCCACCAAAAATCGCCACAAAAACCTAAAAACCCGACCACCACCGCCCTGTTCCTCCCCTCCGCCGCCAAGGCCGCCCTCCTCTCCGTTCTCATCTCCTGTTACCGATTCAAAGACACGATCCATCCTTACCTGCTCCTCTCCATTTACTCGATCCACGTGTACCTCGCCCTCGACCTGGTTCTCGCCGCGGCCGCCGTCGTCGCGTCGCTCCTCCTCCCGCGGGGCCTCCAGCTGGAACCACAGTTCGACGCGCCTTACCTCTCCGCCTCCCTCACCGACTTCTGGGGCCGCCGCTGGAACATCATGGTCTCCGCCATCCTCCGTCCGTCGGTCTATCTCCCCGTCCGCAACCGATGCGGCCGCCCGGCTGGCGTCCTCGCGACCTTCTTCGTCTCCGGCCTGATGCACGAGTTTATGTTCTGGTACCTGACCCTCGCACCGCCCACCGGGGAGGTGACTGCGTTCTTCGCGATCCACGCCGTCTGCGTCGTGGCGGAGGCGGTGGCCCGGCGGTTAGGGTGGCGACTGCCTGCGCCAGTGGCGACGCCGCTGACTCTGGGGTTCGTAGCGGCGACGGGCTTCTGGCTCTTCTTCCCGCCGATCCTCAGGAGCAGGGCGGATGAGGCGGTGTTGACGGAGTGTTCGGCGGTGCTGGCTTTTACGGCAGCCGCCGTCACGAAGATTCTGGAATGGGGCCGGTTGACTTGA
- the LOC122022779 gene encoding probable galacturonosyltransferase 3 isoform X1, with product MEKGFFDIQILLIIVAAAFFFIQVHGFTADSSLGQGNFQQPEENIYIAVSYVDSSGKFRTQKVDSKTLSSSWVWESSIDGNLSQQIIGQIPEKLTEHPMNVTEESVHPPTYYNQPSNPIDPIKLRRLRLREKRKEQRIADLVHMSKDTEMQMQKAAIRRTQEFINTRKSWYSIWRKEYFNPLSDSTLKLMRDQIVMAKVYASVARSTGKLDLYDSLIRRIKESQHATRNANSDSELQESSALEQAKAMGYVLSDAKDKLHDGAVITRKLRTMLQSLEDTINTVKKHSTFLVQHAAKTMPKPVHCLSLQLTTDYFMSNNINKEVSNEKLEDPSLYHYAIFSDNVLATSVVVNSTVMNAIEPEKHVFHIVTDKLNFAAMKMWFIAHPLPASVNVENIDEFKWLNSSYCSVLRQLESARIQEYYFKATHPSSLSAGNENLKYRNPKYLSMLNHLRFYMPEVYPKLDKLLFLDDDIVVQKDLTPLWSIDMKGMVNGAVETCKESFHRFDTYLNFSNPLISHNFDPQACGWAFGMNIFDLKEWKKRNITGIYHYWQDSNEDRKLWKLGTLPPGLITFYNLTLPLDRSWHVLGLGYDPAINPSDIENAAVIHYNGNYKPWLDLAFTKYKMYWSRYVNVDNSYIKECYAY from the exons ATGGAGAAAGGTTTCTTCGACATTCAAATCCTTCTCATCATAGTGGCTGCAGCCTTTTTCTTCATTCAG GTACATGGTTTCACAGCAGATTCTTCACTTGGACAAGGAAATTTCCAGCAACCAGAGGAG AATATTTATATAGCTGTATCCTATGTGGACTCTTCTGGTAAGTTCCGAACTCAGAAGGTTGATTCAAAGACCTTATCGTCATCCTGGGTCTGGGAGAGTTCAATTGATGGAAATCTTAGCCAACAAATTATTGGACAG ATCCCAGAAAAGTTGACTGAACACCCTATGAATGTTACCGAAGAGAGTGTTCATCCTCCAACTTACTATAATCAACCATCCAATCCTATAGATCCAATCAAGCTTAGACGTCTG CGATTGCGGGAAAAAAGGAAGGAACAACGAATTGCAGATCTTGTTCATATGAGCAAAGACACTGAAATGCAGATGCAAAAAGCAGCCATCCGACGTACACAAGAGTTCATCAACACAAGAAAGTCATGGTATAGCATATGGAGGAAAGAATATTTTAATCCTCTCTCTGATTCCACTCTTAAACTGATGAGAGATCAGATTGTAATGGCTAAGGTGTATGCTAGTGTTGCTCGTTCCACTGGAAAACTCGACCTTTATGATTCTCTGATTAGACGCATCAAAGAAAGTCAACATGCTACTCGAAATGCAAATTCAGATTCTGAGCTACAGGAGAG CAGTGCTCTTGAACAAGCAAAAGCTATGGGCTATGTCCTGTCCGATGCAAAAGACAAGCTACACGATGGTGCTGTTATCACAAGAAAGTTGCGGACTATGCTTCAATCATTAGAGGACACCATAAACACAGTTAAGAAACACAGTACATTTTTAGTTCAGCATGCTGCAAAGACAATGCCCAAACCGGTCCATTGTCTATCTTTACAACTTACAACTGATTACTTCATGAGCAACAATATTAACAAAGAAGTATCAAATGAGAAGCTTGAGGATCCCTCACTTTACCATTATGCTATATTCTCCGATAATGTTCTCGCTACCTCAGTTGTTGTCAACTCTACTGTTATGAATGCCATAGAACCAGAGAAGCATGTGTTTCACATTGTCACAGACAAACTAAACTTTGCAGCCATGAAGATGTGGTTCATTGCTCATCCCCTGCCAGCGTCTGTCAATGTGGAAAACATCGATGAATTCAAGTGGCTTAATTCCTCCTACTGCTCTGTTCTTCGCCAACTTGAATCTGCCAGAATCCAAGAGTACTACTTCAAAGCGACTCATCCATCATCTCTTTCTGCTGGAAATGAAAATCTTAAATACAGGAATCCCAAGTATTTGTCAATGCTTAACCATCTAAGATTCTACATGCCAGAGGTTTATCCTAAACTTGACAAGTTGCTTTTCCTCGATGATGATATTGTGGTGCAAAAGGATCTGACACCGCTCTGGTCCATAGATATGAAAGGAATGGTCAATGGTGCAGTTGAGACATGCAAAGAGAGCTTTCATCGGTTTGATACCTATCTCAATTTCTCGAACCCACTAATATCTCATAATTTTGATCCTCAAGCATGTGGGTGGGCCTTTGGGATGAATATATTCGACCTAAAGGAATGGAAGAAACGAAATATCACTGGAATTTATCATTATTGGCAGGATTCG AATGAGGACCGTAAACTGTGGAAGCTCGGGACACTGCCGCCGGGACTGATTACTTTCTACAATTTGACATTACCATTGGATCGTAGTTGGCATGTTTTAGGGCTTGGGTATGATCCAGCCATAAACCCTTCAGACATAGAGAATGCTGCTGTTATTCACTATAATGGCAATTACAAGCCATGGTTGGATCTTGCCTTTACCAAGTACAAGATGTATTGGTCTAGGTATGTTAATGTTGACAACTCATATATTAAAGAATGCTATGCTTACTGA
- the LOC122022779 gene encoding probable galacturonosyltransferase 3 isoform X2: MEKGFFDIQILLIIVAAAFFFIQVHGFTADSSLGQGNFQQPEENIYIAVSYVDSSGKFRTQKVDSKTLSSSWVWESSIDGNLSQQIIGQIPEKLTEHPMNVTEESVHPPTYYNQPSNPIDPIKLRRLRLREKRKEQRIADLVHMSKDTEMQMQKAAIRRTQEFINTRKSWYSIWRKEYFNPLSDSTLKLMRDQIVMAKVYASVARSTGKLDLYDSLIRRIKESQHATRNANSDSELQESALEQAKAMGYVLSDAKDKLHDGAVITRKLRTMLQSLEDTINTVKKHSTFLVQHAAKTMPKPVHCLSLQLTTDYFMSNNINKEVSNEKLEDPSLYHYAIFSDNVLATSVVVNSTVMNAIEPEKHVFHIVTDKLNFAAMKMWFIAHPLPASVNVENIDEFKWLNSSYCSVLRQLESARIQEYYFKATHPSSLSAGNENLKYRNPKYLSMLNHLRFYMPEVYPKLDKLLFLDDDIVVQKDLTPLWSIDMKGMVNGAVETCKESFHRFDTYLNFSNPLISHNFDPQACGWAFGMNIFDLKEWKKRNITGIYHYWQDSNEDRKLWKLGTLPPGLITFYNLTLPLDRSWHVLGLGYDPAINPSDIENAAVIHYNGNYKPWLDLAFTKYKMYWSRYVNVDNSYIKECYAY; this comes from the exons ATGGAGAAAGGTTTCTTCGACATTCAAATCCTTCTCATCATAGTGGCTGCAGCCTTTTTCTTCATTCAG GTACATGGTTTCACAGCAGATTCTTCACTTGGACAAGGAAATTTCCAGCAACCAGAGGAG AATATTTATATAGCTGTATCCTATGTGGACTCTTCTGGTAAGTTCCGAACTCAGAAGGTTGATTCAAAGACCTTATCGTCATCCTGGGTCTGGGAGAGTTCAATTGATGGAAATCTTAGCCAACAAATTATTGGACAG ATCCCAGAAAAGTTGACTGAACACCCTATGAATGTTACCGAAGAGAGTGTTCATCCTCCAACTTACTATAATCAACCATCCAATCCTATAGATCCAATCAAGCTTAGACGTCTG CGATTGCGGGAAAAAAGGAAGGAACAACGAATTGCAGATCTTGTTCATATGAGCAAAGACACTGAAATGCAGATGCAAAAAGCAGCCATCCGACGTACACAAGAGTTCATCAACACAAGAAAGTCATGGTATAGCATATGGAGGAAAGAATATTTTAATCCTCTCTCTGATTCCACTCTTAAACTGATGAGAGATCAGATTGTAATGGCTAAGGTGTATGCTAGTGTTGCTCGTTCCACTGGAAAACTCGACCTTTATGATTCTCTGATTAGACGCATCAAAGAAAGTCAACATGCTACTCGAAATGCAAATTCAGATTCTGAGCTACAGGAGAG TGCTCTTGAACAAGCAAAAGCTATGGGCTATGTCCTGTCCGATGCAAAAGACAAGCTACACGATGGTGCTGTTATCACAAGAAAGTTGCGGACTATGCTTCAATCATTAGAGGACACCATAAACACAGTTAAGAAACACAGTACATTTTTAGTTCAGCATGCTGCAAAGACAATGCCCAAACCGGTCCATTGTCTATCTTTACAACTTACAACTGATTACTTCATGAGCAACAATATTAACAAAGAAGTATCAAATGAGAAGCTTGAGGATCCCTCACTTTACCATTATGCTATATTCTCCGATAATGTTCTCGCTACCTCAGTTGTTGTCAACTCTACTGTTATGAATGCCATAGAACCAGAGAAGCATGTGTTTCACATTGTCACAGACAAACTAAACTTTGCAGCCATGAAGATGTGGTTCATTGCTCATCCCCTGCCAGCGTCTGTCAATGTGGAAAACATCGATGAATTCAAGTGGCTTAATTCCTCCTACTGCTCTGTTCTTCGCCAACTTGAATCTGCCAGAATCCAAGAGTACTACTTCAAAGCGACTCATCCATCATCTCTTTCTGCTGGAAATGAAAATCTTAAATACAGGAATCCCAAGTATTTGTCAATGCTTAACCATCTAAGATTCTACATGCCAGAGGTTTATCCTAAACTTGACAAGTTGCTTTTCCTCGATGATGATATTGTGGTGCAAAAGGATCTGACACCGCTCTGGTCCATAGATATGAAAGGAATGGTCAATGGTGCAGTTGAGACATGCAAAGAGAGCTTTCATCGGTTTGATACCTATCTCAATTTCTCGAACCCACTAATATCTCATAATTTTGATCCTCAAGCATGTGGGTGGGCCTTTGGGATGAATATATTCGACCTAAAGGAATGGAAGAAACGAAATATCACTGGAATTTATCATTATTGGCAGGATTCG AATGAGGACCGTAAACTGTGGAAGCTCGGGACACTGCCGCCGGGACTGATTACTTTCTACAATTTGACATTACCATTGGATCGTAGTTGGCATGTTTTAGGGCTTGGGTATGATCCAGCCATAAACCCTTCAGACATAGAGAATGCTGCTGTTATTCACTATAATGGCAATTACAAGCCATGGTTGGATCTTGCCTTTACCAAGTACAAGATGTATTGGTCTAGGTATGTTAATGTTGACAACTCATATATTAAAGAATGCTATGCTTACTGA